The Candidatus Hydrogenedentota bacterium genome has a segment encoding these proteins:
- a CDS encoding TolC family protein — protein MYRMRRSAWTLALVGMAGLGIAGPSFGDDAPLSVNHWNAKGKQSSSPQEQQPAPAAKPVEAKAEAPAVESPENVPPEALLPALEPEQTKSDSTTVAEAPTATEAENLTEGDAPAKRARTVNDWTTRSMSQGRVAAADEPLATSPEQEIKAGTIKTPGGTIDLNAISLDTLYKELDTQPSREKVEMSLQQCVDTALKSNRDIIVTSYEALKADGDIMAAKGEFDPILKSSLSTSHSESTASSQIQSFTGGGLGGLGGNSLLSGLGGSSLLSGLGGSGLGGSGLGNLFGNNNNNGQLSGLVSGIRILSAIGSLFKQGISRFTGGNDTTYVIENDMDQAQASLQGKIPWGTKYELSFEISDEQSTYNNFVSEYSGGLTLSVTQPLLKGRGKKANLARVRIAKNNRKVAETQFEQQVMNTTAEVVKAYWDLVGAHEQAKVRQQSLANAERLLEVNQRRLEIGTGAALEVVQAKASVAQRTGDVISARAQVLAAEDRLKLLLDMRDDENFSAKQIVPTDRPEAEELSLDETVSVKTALENRPEMKSANLEIDSATIERLRAANDMLPQLDISGSVFQGARGAEAKTVFQGVTERDDNSYSLSLTGSVPITNRSGRGAFEKANQSKRQAEERLKKTMADLTLNVRNAVRNAGTSRILVESSRQARALQETNVDAEEKRLKLGVTTSFEVLRVQEDLATAQVQEVQSIIDFEKALTDLELAEGTLMQRLGVEMEAPAPVKPVSFVRSIRPPAPPEE, from the coding sequence ATGTATCGCATGCGCCGGTCGGCGTGGACCTTGGCGTTGGTTGGCATGGCAGGACTGGGTATTGCCGGTCCCTCCTTTGGCGATGACGCGCCATTGTCTGTCAATCATTGGAACGCCAAAGGCAAGCAGTCGTCGTCTCCTCAAGAACAACAACCAGCCCCTGCTGCCAAACCTGTAGAAGCAAAGGCGGAAGCGCCTGCCGTCGAGTCACCGGAAAACGTTCCGCCTGAGGCGCTGTTGCCCGCGCTTGAACCGGAGCAAACAAAGAGCGACTCCACCACGGTAGCGGAAGCGCCGACAGCGACGGAGGCGGAGAACCTCACGGAAGGCGACGCTCCGGCCAAGCGCGCCCGCACCGTCAATGATTGGACCACGCGCAGCATGTCTCAGGGTCGCGTGGCTGCGGCGGATGAGCCGCTTGCAACATCACCAGAGCAGGAAATCAAGGCCGGCACCATCAAGACTCCTGGCGGCACGATTGATCTGAACGCCATTTCGCTCGATACGTTGTACAAAGAACTCGACACCCAACCCTCGCGGGAGAAGGTGGAGATGTCGTTGCAGCAATGTGTCGACACGGCGTTGAAGTCGAATCGCGACATCATCGTCACATCGTATGAAGCCCTTAAAGCCGATGGCGATATTATGGCGGCCAAGGGAGAATTCGACCCCATTCTGAAATCCTCCTTGTCGACCTCCCACTCGGAAAGCACGGCGTCGTCACAGATTCAGAGCTTCACCGGCGGCGGTCTGGGCGGACTTGGCGGCAACAGCCTGCTCAGCGGTCTGGGAGGAAGCAGCCTGCTCAGCGGGCTGGGCGGCAGCGGGCTGGGTGGCAGCGGGCTGGGAAACCTATTTGGCAACAATAACAACAACGGCCAACTCAGCGGACTTGTCTCCGGCATTCGCATACTGAGCGCGATTGGCAGTCTCTTTAAGCAGGGAATCAGCCGGTTCACGGGCGGCAATGACACCACGTACGTCATCGAGAACGACATGGACCAAGCGCAAGCTTCGTTGCAGGGAAAGATCCCCTGGGGCACGAAGTACGAGCTTAGTTTTGAAATTTCCGACGAGCAGTCCACCTACAACAATTTCGTATCGGAATACAGCGGCGGGCTCACGCTATCGGTGACACAGCCTTTGCTGAAAGGCCGGGGCAAGAAGGCGAACCTTGCGCGTGTCCGTATCGCGAAGAACAATCGAAAGGTCGCCGAAACCCAGTTCGAGCAGCAAGTCATGAACACGACCGCGGAAGTGGTCAAGGCATACTGGGATCTCGTGGGCGCTCATGAGCAGGCGAAAGTGCGGCAGCAGTCGTTGGCCAATGCCGAGCGTCTGCTGGAAGTCAATCAGCGCAGGCTTGAGATTGGCACCGGGGCCGCCTTGGAAGTCGTCCAGGCGAAGGCCAGCGTTGCTCAGCGGACGGGCGACGTCATTTCGGCCCGCGCCCAGGTCCTTGCTGCGGAAGACCGCCTGAAACTTCTCCTGGATATGCGCGACGACGAGAATTTCTCGGCCAAGCAAATCGTGCCGACGGACCGGCCGGAAGCCGAAGAACTCTCCCTGGACGAGACGGTCAGCGTCAAGACCGCGCTGGAGAATCGTCCTGAGATGAAATCGGCCAATCTTGAAATTGACAGTGCCACGATCGAGCGTCTCCGCGCGGCCAACGACATGTTGCCGCAGCTGGACATCTCGGGCAGCGTGTTTCAGGGCGCGCGCGGAGCCGAAGCCAAGACGGTTTTCCAAGGCGTGACGGAGCGCGACGACAACAGCTATAGCCTGTCGTTGACTGGTTCAGTGCCTATCACGAATCGAAGCGGACGCGGCGCGTTTGAAAAAGCCAATCAGTCCAAGCGGCAGGCTGAAGAACGTCTGAAGAAGACGATGGCCGACTTGACCTTGAACGTAAGAAACGCGGTCCGGAACGCCGGCACCAGCCGTATCCTCGTCGAGAGCAGCCGCCAAGCGCGCGCCCTCCAGGAAACAAACGTCGATGCCGAAGAAAAGCGCCTGAAGCTGGGTGTGACCACGAGCTTTGAAGTGTTGCGCGTCCAGGAAGACTTGGCGACCGCGCAGGTGCAGGAAGTCCAGTCGATCATCGACTTCGAGAAGGCGCTCACTGACCTGGAGTTGGCGGAAGGCACGCTGATGCAGCGGCTGGGCGTGGAAATGGAAGCGCCCGCCCCCGTGAAGCCGGTGAGCTTCGTGCGCAGTATCCGGCCGCCCGCGCCTCCGGAAGAGTAA
- a CDS encoding ABC transporter ATP-binding protein has translation MIQVRDLTKQYVMGETIVHALRGVSFDIQRASYVAVMGPSGSGKTTLMDILGCLSRQTSGEYMLDGVSVTNLPESRLAQLRNHEIGFIFQNFNLLARTTALANVELPLLYDGVPRRERTERAKQALAAVGLDDRMFHKPSELSGGQRQRVAIARALVNNPSILFADEPTGNLDTQSGESILALFHELHEQGNTIVMVTHERDVAEHAHRIMSFRDGNLVKDEWRNKGEWDHKSSVG, from the coding sequence CTGATTCAGGTCCGGGACCTCACCAAGCAATATGTCATGGGAGAGACGATCGTCCATGCTTTGCGGGGGGTTTCGTTCGACATTCAACGCGCCTCGTACGTGGCGGTAATGGGTCCTTCCGGCTCAGGAAAAACCACGTTGATGGATATCCTGGGGTGCCTTTCCCGTCAAACCTCCGGTGAATACATGCTGGATGGCGTTTCGGTGACGAACCTGCCCGAAAGCCGCCTGGCGCAACTACGGAACCACGAAATCGGGTTCATCTTCCAGAACTTCAATCTGTTGGCCCGCACCACGGCGTTGGCAAATGTTGAGCTGCCACTGTTGTACGATGGAGTGCCGAGACGCGAACGGACCGAACGCGCCAAGCAGGCGCTCGCGGCGGTGGGACTCGACGACCGCATGTTTCACAAGCCGAGCGAGTTGTCGGGCGGTCAGCGCCAGCGCGTTGCAATTGCGCGGGCGCTGGTCAACAATCCTTCGATTTTGTTCGCGGACGAGCCGACCGGAAATCTGGACACGCAAAGCGGCGAGAGCATTCTCGCGTTGTTTCATGAATTGCACGAACAGGGCAACACAATCGTCATGGTGACCCATGAACGGGATGTGGCGGAGCACGCCCATCGCATCATGAGTTTCCGCGACGGCAATCTGGTGAAAGACGAATGGCGAAACAAAGGCGAGTGGGACCACAAATCCTCGGTTGGCTGA
- a CDS encoding efflux RND transporter periplasmic adaptor subunit, which produces MAKQRRVGPQILGWLIVLGVLAAPLVYMLTREPVIEVTAITLGKGRVEQTATAIASGTVMPRQDSLVAASSMGTVINVPHEEGDRVEEGELLVELNHAELDAQVKLAEANLRVGQSRYEQSKMAAGIYEQVSGTQVGQTGAQLKQAQVDFERIKALSERGAISKGDLDKAALALKVAAEAASAAKASQGETQVRQEEIKMAESNIEQLEAAIQVAKAARDNTMVKAPFGGVIAKILKDKGEAVTMGMPLLQLVEPNDSYVEAPFDEANAADIKVGQKVRLNLDAYRDVDFTGTVEFISPVVTMNPDLSRTLNIRVKVEENAEKFLPGMSADVVILIDEKDGVLYAPTESLIRGEAAYVVENGRARRREVKTGLGNWNTVEILEGLKEGETLITSVSLADLADGVRVEVVDSLDKK; this is translated from the coding sequence ATGGCGAAACAAAGGCGAGTGGGACCACAAATCCTCGGTTGGCTGATTGTCCTTGGCGTCCTGGCGGCGCCCTTGGTGTACATGCTGACGAGAGAACCGGTGATTGAGGTTACGGCAATCACTCTGGGAAAGGGTCGGGTCGAACAAACGGCCACGGCCATTGCCTCGGGCACGGTCATGCCACGGCAAGACTCCCTGGTGGCGGCAAGTTCGATGGGAACCGTCATCAACGTGCCCCACGAGGAAGGGGACCGCGTTGAGGAAGGCGAGTTGCTCGTCGAATTGAACCATGCGGAGCTCGATGCCCAGGTAAAGCTGGCCGAAGCCAACCTTCGTGTGGGACAGTCGCGATACGAACAATCGAAAATGGCAGCAGGCATCTATGAGCAAGTCTCGGGGACCCAAGTCGGCCAAACCGGTGCGCAGCTCAAGCAAGCTCAGGTGGATTTTGAGCGCATCAAAGCGCTGAGCGAACGCGGAGCGATATCGAAGGGCGATCTGGATAAAGCGGCGCTTGCGCTGAAAGTGGCCGCGGAAGCGGCTTCCGCCGCCAAAGCCAGCCAAGGCGAGACCCAGGTCCGCCAAGAAGAAATCAAGATGGCCGAATCAAACATCGAGCAGCTTGAAGCGGCCATTCAGGTAGCGAAGGCCGCGCGCGACAACACGATGGTGAAAGCGCCGTTTGGCGGGGTCATTGCGAAGATTCTCAAGGACAAAGGCGAGGCCGTGACGATGGGCATGCCGCTCCTGCAGCTTGTGGAACCCAATGACAGCTACGTGGAGGCGCCATTTGACGAAGCGAACGCGGCGGACATCAAAGTTGGCCAGAAGGTGCGCCTGAATCTCGACGCCTATCGGGATGTGGATTTCACCGGAACAGTGGAGTTCATCTCGCCGGTAGTGACCATGAACCCCGACCTGAGCCGCACCCTGAATATCCGCGTTAAAGTGGAAGAGAATGCCGAGAAATTCCTGCCGGGTATGTCAGCCGACGTGGTTATCCTCATCGATGAGAAGGACGGCGTTCTGTATGCGCCCACGGAATCGCTCATCCGCGGTGAAGCCGCGTATGTGGTGGAGAACGGCCGCGCCCGGCGACGGGAAGTCAAGACCGGCCTCGGCAATTGGAACACCGTCGAGATATTGGAAGGCCTGAAGGAAGGCGAAACCCTTATCACGTCGGTTTCGCTGGCGGACTTGGCAGACGGCGTTCGCGTTGAGGTAGTCGATAGCCTGGACAAGAAATGA
- a CDS encoding ABC transporter permease gives MSPIEYLRIALDSIAQNKVRSALTMLGVIIGVMSVIMLITLGEAAQSYVEKEFSGMGSNILIITPGKQETSGMMPVIAGSFRKLSYENAKELERRGTGMKAVSPVVLGSGAVQYKDRRRNTMILGVTPAFEIARNLHVTVGRFVQQQDLDKNNKVCILGTKVKEELFGDKNALNEKVSINRSGHTVVGILEKRGVTLGINIDDLVIIPLKSGQQLFYGGEDRLFQIVVRAASPEDVKVATQSAREILTAAHDYVEDFTITDQTSILATFGKIFTAMKVMLAGIASISLLVGGIGIMNIMLVSVRERTREVGVRKAVGATQKDIALQFVIESVTLSAIGGSVGIALAYAGSFALRTAYPVFPVYVSNWSILLSFFFSMAVGVFFGAYPALKASSVDPVEALRYE, from the coding sequence ATGAGCCCGATCGAATACTTGCGCATTGCGTTGGACTCGATCGCCCAGAATAAGGTGCGCTCGGCTCTGACGATGCTGGGCGTCATCATTGGCGTGATGTCGGTGATTATGCTCATCACGCTCGGTGAAGCGGCCCAGTCCTATGTCGAGAAAGAGTTTTCCGGCATGGGCAGCAACATTCTGATCATTACGCCCGGCAAACAAGAGACTTCGGGCATGATGCCGGTCATTGCCGGCAGCTTTCGCAAGCTTTCCTACGAGAATGCCAAGGAGCTCGAGCGCCGCGGTACCGGCATGAAAGCGGTTTCACCCGTCGTGCTGGGTTCTGGAGCCGTGCAGTACAAGGATCGCCGCCGCAACACCATGATCCTCGGCGTCACTCCGGCGTTTGAGATTGCGCGAAACCTCCATGTAACCGTGGGCCGCTTTGTGCAACAGCAAGACCTGGACAAAAACAACAAGGTCTGTATTCTCGGCACCAAGGTGAAAGAAGAACTCTTTGGCGACAAGAATGCCTTGAATGAGAAAGTCTCCATCAACCGTTCCGGGCATACGGTGGTGGGCATTCTTGAGAAGCGCGGCGTCACTTTGGGCATCAACATTGACGATTTGGTCATCATCCCGCTGAAGAGCGGCCAGCAGCTTTTCTACGGCGGCGAAGACCGCTTGTTTCAGATTGTCGTGCGCGCCGCAAGCCCGGAGGACGTGAAGGTAGCCACACAATCGGCGCGAGAAATCCTGACGGCTGCGCACGATTACGTCGAGGACTTTACCATCACCGACCAGACATCCATTTTGGCCACGTTTGGCAAGATCTTCACGGCGATGAAAGTCATGCTGGCGGGTATCGCGTCCATTTCCTTGCTCGTCGGCGGAATCGGTATCATGAACATCATGCTGGTGTCGGTGCGCGAGCGGACCCGCGAAGTGGGTGTACGCAAGGCCGTCGGCGCCACGCAGAAAGATATCGCTTTGCAGTTCGTCATCGAGTCAGTCACGCTGAGCGCGATTGGCGGATCGGTTGGGATCGCGTTGGCGTATGCCGGAAGTTTCGCGTTACGCACCGCGTATCCGGTGTTTCCCGTTTACGTGTCTAACTGGTCGATCCTGCTGTCGTTTTTCTTCAGTATGGCCGTCGGGGTCTTCTTTGGGGCCTATCCGGCTCTGAAGGCATCCAGTGTCGATCCTGTGGAAGCCCTGCGCTACGAATAA
- a CDS encoding long-chain fatty acid--CoA ligase, which produces MLNLAVILENSARERAEHPAIVFRDFRFTYRQIDDMANQVANGLRNAGIRKGDKVALTCPNLPYFPIVYFGILKAGAVFVPLNVLLRPREIAYHLNDSDAVAYICFEGTPELPMAQYGYEGFKDSGTCERMWTIPMAPMGESPIPGIPTLWELMGGQPTTFDTVQCRPDDTCVIIYTSGTTGRPKGAELTNSNMLLNCMVSRELIHGFPEDISLAVLPLFHSFGLSSILNTCVLGGATLILLPRFDAGEVLRIFQDEGVTLFAGVPTMYWELLNYPELDKFDIQKISSTLRLGVSGGAAMPVDVMSQFQEKFKIKILEGYGLSETSPTASFNRVDIPQKVGSIGVPVWGVEMMVVDHDMNEMPVGKPGEIVIRGHNVMKGYYKRDEANDEAFQGGWFHTGDVGYKDEDGYFFIVDRIKDMIIRGGFNVYPREIEEVLMMHPDISLAAVIGVPHNEYGEEVAAFVIPQVGSKITPREIIEWSRTQMAAYKYPRTVEIVKTLPMGPTGKILKAELRNQRRETASLRATS; this is translated from the coding sequence ATGCTTAACCTGGCGGTAATTCTGGAAAACAGCGCCCGTGAACGCGCGGAGCATCCGGCCATCGTGTTCCGCGATTTTCGGTTCACCTATCGCCAAATCGACGACATGGCAAATCAGGTGGCCAATGGCCTGCGCAACGCGGGGATTCGCAAGGGCGACAAGGTAGCCCTGACCTGTCCGAATCTGCCGTATTTTCCGATTGTGTATTTTGGCATTCTCAAAGCCGGCGCTGTGTTTGTGCCGCTGAATGTACTCCTGAGACCGCGCGAGATTGCCTACCACCTGAACGATTCGGATGCGGTCGCGTACATTTGCTTCGAGGGGACGCCCGAACTCCCGATGGCCCAATACGGCTACGAGGGATTCAAGGACAGCGGCACGTGCGAGCGCATGTGGACCATCCCGATGGCGCCGATGGGCGAATCGCCCATACCGGGCATTCCAACGCTGTGGGAACTCATGGGCGGTCAGCCAACCACCTTCGACACGGTACAGTGCCGCCCCGACGATACGTGCGTCATCATCTATACGTCGGGCACAACGGGAAGACCCAAGGGCGCGGAACTCACGAATTCCAACATGCTGCTGAACTGCATGGTTTCGCGGGAACTGATACACGGGTTTCCCGAGGACATCTCCCTGGCCGTGCTTCCCTTGTTTCACTCGTTCGGTTTGTCATCAATCCTGAATACGTGCGTTTTGGGCGGAGCGACGCTGATTCTCCTTCCGCGTTTCGATGCGGGCGAAGTCCTGCGAATCTTCCAGGATGAGGGGGTCACGCTGTTTGCGGGAGTCCCCACGATGTATTGGGAGCTGCTGAATTATCCGGAACTGGACAAGTTCGACATCCAGAAGATATCGAGCACGTTGCGGCTGGGAGTATCGGGGGGCGCGGCCATGCCCGTCGATGTGATGTCCCAGTTTCAGGAGAAGTTCAAGATCAAGATTCTGGAAGGATATGGCCTGTCCGAGACGTCGCCCACGGCCAGCTTCAACCGCGTCGACATACCTCAAAAGGTCGGGTCAATAGGCGTACCCGTATGGGGCGTCGAGATGATGGTGGTCGATCACGACATGAACGAGATGCCGGTAGGGAAACCGGGCGAAATCGTCATTCGCGGGCACAACGTGATGAAGGGGTACTACAAACGCGACGAAGCGAACGACGAGGCATTCCAGGGCGGTTGGTTTCACACGGGCGACGTGGGCTACAAAGATGAGGACGGCTACTTCTTCATCGTCGATCGCATCAAGGACATGATCATTCGCGGCGGATTCAACGTATACCCGCGTGAAATCGAAGAAGTCCTGATGATGCACCCCGACATTTCATTGGCGGCAGTTATCGGCGTTCCGCACAACGAGTACGGCGAGGAAGTTGCCGCATTCGTGATCCCGCAGGTTGGGTCGAAGATCACGCCGCGCGAAATCATCGAGTGGAGCAGAACACAGATGGCCGCGTACAAGTATCCGCGGACCGTGGAAATCGTGAAGACGCTGCCGATGGGGCCCACGGGCAAGATCCTGAAGGCTGAACTCCGAAATCAGCGCAGAGAAACCGCAAGTCTCAGAGCGACCTCATGA
- a CDS encoding long-chain fatty acid--CoA ligase — MLNLSVLLEDTARERPERTAVLFRQYRFTYRQINEMSNQVAHGLVAAGVRKGDKIAVSCPNLPYFPIVIYGILKAGAVVVPLNVLLKRREIAYHLSDSEAVGYICFEGTEHLRILEEGYAGFKEATTCDHLWVIPFTPGAASPIAGVPTLMELMGPHPVTFETVPTRPDDTCTIIYTSGTTGRPKGAELSHFNIVVNCWTQRNMTKFGKDETILVVLPLFHSFGYSCLMHAGFLAGATLVLHPRFEAGEVLSSFQDDGITVFAGVPTMYWELLNHPDLNSFDLKKIAQTLRLCTSGAAALPVEVLRRFEEKFGTQILEGYGLSETSPVASFNRLDKPRKPGSVGLPVWGVDMMIVDDDMREQQVGERGEIVIRGHNVMKGYYRHDEANDEAFRGGWFHSGDIGYKDEDGYFYIVDRSKDMIIRGGFNVYPREIEEVLMTHPAISLAAVVGIPHEEYGEEVKAFVILKNGMKIDTAELIAWCKKEMASYKYPRHIEVVDSLPMGPTGKILKTELRKSVTASSGSVS, encoded by the coding sequence ATGCTGAATTTGTCCGTTCTGTTGGAAGACACCGCGCGAGAACGTCCCGAGAGAACTGCCGTATTGTTCCGCCAGTACCGGTTCACGTACCGCCAGATTAACGAGATGTCGAATCAGGTAGCGCATGGACTTGTCGCGGCGGGTGTGCGCAAGGGAGATAAGATCGCGGTATCCTGCCCCAACCTCCCGTATTTCCCCATAGTCATCTACGGAATCCTGAAGGCCGGAGCGGTCGTGGTGCCGCTGAACGTGTTGCTGAAACGGCGAGAGATTGCCTATCACCTCTCGGATTCCGAAGCGGTGGGCTATATCTGTTTCGAGGGCACTGAGCATCTCCGTATCCTTGAAGAAGGCTACGCGGGTTTCAAAGAGGCCACGACCTGCGACCACTTGTGGGTCATTCCGTTCACACCGGGGGCCGCTTCTCCGATTGCGGGGGTGCCAACATTGATGGAGTTGATGGGGCCTCATCCGGTCACGTTCGAAACGGTGCCTACACGCCCCGATGACACCTGCACGATCATCTACACGTCGGGAACAACCGGCCGTCCCAAGGGCGCGGAGCTTTCGCATTTCAACATCGTCGTCAATTGCTGGACCCAGCGGAATATGACGAAGTTCGGCAAAGACGAAACCATTCTCGTCGTATTGCCGTTGTTTCACTCCTTCGGTTATTCCTGTCTGATGCATGCGGGGTTCCTCGCCGGGGCAACGCTCGTGCTTCATCCACGGTTTGAGGCCGGGGAAGTGCTTAGTTCGTTCCAAGACGACGGGATCACCGTATTTGCGGGCGTTCCCACCATGTATTGGGAATTGCTGAATCACCCCGACCTGAATTCATTCGACCTTAAGAAAATTGCGCAGACCCTGCGGCTTTGTACGTCGGGCGCCGCTGCGCTGCCGGTAGAGGTGCTGCGTCGTTTCGAAGAGAAGTTCGGCACACAGATCCTGGAGGGATACGGTCTTTCGGAGACGTCGCCCGTGGCGAGTTTCAATCGCCTCGACAAGCCTCGCAAGCCGGGTTCGGTGGGGCTGCCCGTATGGGGCGTCGATATGATGATCGTCGACGACGACATGCGCGAACAGCAAGTCGGGGAGCGCGGAGAAATCGTCATTCGCGGACACAACGTCATGAAAGGCTATTACCGTCACGACGAAGCGAACGATGAGGCATTTCGAGGCGGCTGGTTTCATAGCGGCGACATTGGATACAAGGACGAAGACGGCTATTTCTATATAGTGGACCGATCGAAGGACATGATCATTCGTGGTGGCTTCAATGTGTATCCGCGCGAAATCGAGGAAGTCCTGATGACGCACCCCGCGATATCGCTTGCGGCCGTCGTAGGCATTCCGCACGAAGAGTACGGGGAAGAAGTAAAGGCCTTTGTCATCCTCAAGAACGGCATGAAGATTGACACCGCCGAGCTCATCGCGTGGTGCAAGAAAGAAATGGCCTCGTACAAATACCCGAGGCACATAGAGGTTGTAGATTCGTTGCCCATGGGGCCGACCGGGAAGATCCTTAAAACGGAACTTCGCAAATCCGTCACTGCGAGTTCCGGCTCTGTTTCATAG
- the mutY gene encoding A/G-specific adenine glycosylase, giving the protein MTAMKPDRKAQLQPALSRRIRRDLLAWYRAEARDLPWRRTKDPYAVWISEIMLQQTRIDQGTPYFERFMSAFPTVQALAAAADDEVLKLWEGLGYYTRARNLHRAARMVVEDRRGVFPDTAAEWQQLPGVGRYTAGAIASIAFGERAPVVDGNVIRVLTRLFDIADPADSSETRSRLWDLAGELVPSDAPGDFNQAMMELGARVCTPKRPDCGACPIREHCEGLRRGVQEERPVRRAKKAVPHHEYVVAVVKHNGRFLIAKRPPRGLLGGLWEFPGSRVGAKESHQRALERMMRDEFSVDVKTGGLIASVNHAYSHFRVTMNVYACVVVDGKPAPAVHAEMRWVPRAHLSRYAFPKANLKFLPLL; this is encoded by the coding sequence GTGACAGCGATGAAACCCGACCGCAAAGCTCAACTACAGCCCGCCCTTAGCAGGCGAATTCGGCGCGATTTGCTCGCGTGGTACCGCGCCGAGGCGCGCGACCTTCCGTGGCGACGCACAAAAGATCCCTATGCCGTGTGGATCTCCGAGATCATGCTGCAGCAGACCCGCATCGATCAGGGGACTCCCTACTTCGAACGATTCATGAGCGCTTTCCCGACGGTCCAAGCCCTTGCGGCCGCCGCCGATGACGAGGTATTGAAGCTCTGGGAGGGTCTCGGCTACTACACACGCGCGCGCAACCTCCACCGCGCTGCGCGCATGGTTGTCGAAGATCGGCGCGGCGTTTTTCCGGATACGGCAGCGGAGTGGCAACAGTTGCCGGGCGTTGGCCGCTACACCGCCGGGGCCATCGCCAGCATTGCATTCGGAGAACGAGCGCCTGTTGTCGATGGCAACGTCATTCGCGTACTGACGCGGCTCTTCGACATTGCCGATCCCGCCGACAGCTCGGAAACACGGTCGCGTTTGTGGGATTTGGCGGGGGAACTGGTGCCGAGTGACGCCCCGGGCGATTTCAATCAGGCGATGATGGAATTGGGTGCGCGCGTGTGCACGCCCAAGCGACCTGACTGCGGTGCGTGCCCGATTCGAGAGCACTGCGAGGGCTTGCGACGGGGTGTCCAAGAAGAACGGCCTGTTCGCCGCGCAAAGAAGGCGGTTCCGCACCACGAATACGTGGTTGCTGTCGTGAAACACAACGGGCGATTTCTAATCGCAAAGCGTCCGCCTCGCGGGTTGCTGGGAGGTCTCTGGGAGTTTCCCGGAAGTCGAGTGGGCGCCAAAGAGTCCCATCAACGCGCTCTGGAAAGAATGATGCGCGACGAATTCTCCGTGGACGTGAAGACGGGTGGCCTCATCGCCAGCGTGAATCACGCATATTCCCACTTTCGCGTCACGATGAACGTCTACGCGTGCGTCGTGGTCGATGGCAAACCGGCGCCTGCGGTTCACGCCGAGATGCGGTGGGTACCCCGGGCGCATCTCTCTCGATACGCATTTCCCAAGGCAAATCTGAAGTTCCTGCCGCTGCTATGA